The DNA sequence ATATAAAAACTTTAAACCCAGTTAGGAGTACACAGAAAGAAGTATCAAAGAAAAGAACAGGACAAGTGATCATAAAaattggatggatagatggatgaaagtCTCATGATTTTATATGTCTTTTGTGCTTTCTTGTTTTTGGACATTTGTATAGCATGTATACATTGTTTGAATTATTCAATGTCTTGTCCTTCAATCCCAGAAAAAGCACAGGTGTTTAAAATATAGCATCTAAGttacatatttttaaaatctgtttcACTGAGTAAATTCTGTGTAACACTTGATAAGATACGACTTTGTTATTGATGTAGAATTATTTTGGATATTCCATGCTTTTTTCCATTGAACATCACCAAATAAGTTTGACCAAAGAACCTTGCTGCAGGAAGTGTTACATAGCAAAGAATATTTCTAATAACTTTATCATTAACTTTTGCTATATCCTTGTTCCCAATAAAGATTCAAAAATGTAATACAAATACAAATCAGACAAAGTGGAATTGGTCAAAAAGGATAACATGCCTCTGGGAATTACATGAAACACAACGCTGTATTCCTTTGGTTTATTGTGTATTTGAAAATTTTCATGAATTTCACTATATGGTAACAACTGACCTTTTGAATTAAACAATTGCATGACCGGAAGAGTCTCATTGTCAGGATTTATCCCAgccttgtctgtcatttccCTGTTTGGCCGTTGGCCAGCCTGTTCTGTGTTCTGCTAGTATTCCTTAGTTAAGTTCCTAATGTGTTCACCTACTTACCAGCCTGCTGCATGGTTTACCAGGCTGAGTGTATCATCCAGCATTCCCTTTTTTTTGTGGGTTCGAAACTCAACTGTTTGTAATTTTGACAACTTATGTTTCTTTGTATTTCATTGATTTTTTTATGGTTCCTTGATGTTTCCTGATTATAGTAATGTTTAGTTAGACTTGTATTCCAGTCACCCTTGGTGTTTTACCCTTGTTCTGTTGATTGCCCACACCTGTGCTTGTGTTCCTTCTGCTTGTTACCACTCACGTCCGTCTGTTGTTGAACCTCATGTTTGGGGCTTTCACACCACCCAACGGGAACTGGGACCTTTATGTCAAATAAGCATGGGAGATGCAAAACGCTCCATCGTGATCAAAACGGGACACAGCctttatattttacttatacGACCCACAGCATGATTATAATTTATTATGAAAATGGACCAGCAGATTGATCTATTATTTTccatggaataaaaaaaaaaacaatgtaacattATTGTCACATCTTGTATTCCTGCCCCCTTGTTCTTTCTCCAACTGTTACTAATTTGTCTAACTTCTCGTTTCAGCCTTCGTGTGactcactccagctgcctctcatcTGCTCCCTCATCAAGGATGTATAAAGTACCTCCCAGTCTTGTGCTCTCCGATCTAGTCATTGATGTTGCTACCTGCTTGTGCTCCTGATTGTGTCTTGTGCTGTCTTAGCTTGCCTGCTCTTTGTTTAATTGCTGGTAATGGTGATATTAGATAAAAGTATATTAGTTAGCGGCTGAATTTACCattgcagaaatatggagatgcaagcaaaaaaatttattaattgatgcattaaatgtaattggatacaaaaataaccccatctgctcaatttttgctgtgCTACATCTTTTTCTGCATTTCCATGTAACTTCCAACTTAGTATccgggcttgtggtcaaccaatcagcaagctgTCAttgtaagcacctcccccataGTTTGTGTCTGAAGCAAGAGCAACGTCTggggatttttactgtcctctgtacTTGGGTGCTTAGTATTGGCCTTAGTATtggtcttcggcaatggaagatgacataaaatgggtaCACGAGAACACAAGTGCCGTCAAGTATGCATATTGTGATTCACCCTTTGTCTAAAACAGGGTTCTGGAATTGCTTCCAAGGAACTACAGTTGGGCTAAGTTCCTGCTTTGTGATCACGAGAAAAGTCTCTGGTTCTGGAAAAAGGTTTTGGTTCCAGAAGAAAATTCAAGCGGCGTGAAAGTACCTtatgtgtgtatttaagtgcctgcccttGCTTTAGTCAGTCACTTTATATATTTTGTAGCTATGGTTGTTCCcgtggtgtccccccccccgccttagtTATTATAGTTAACCTGCATTGTTTTTGAACCCTAATGGTccgtttttgtttattttccatctatccattttctataacctTCTATAACCATATTCaggaggctatgggcacaaagcagggaacaatccaggatggtgTGCTAATCCATCGTAAGGCACAatgacacaccattcactcacacatgcacgcttACAGGCAATTtattaactccagttagcctcggcatgtttttttttgagactgtgggaggaaaccagagtgcttggaggaaaccccacgacgacacagggagaacatgctaactccacacacatggaaccatggCGGAGACTCtcgccaccatgccaccccattatTTCTTGCTTTATTTTACTTAAATCGATACCTTTGTTTGTGAATCACAACATGGATTGTCTTTCCCTGCGTCATGCCCCTCCATAACACCCATGTTCAAACCAAGAGTGATTTAAACCATTTGTTTTAGATAATATAACCTTGGCATTCCAAATAAAATACTTTGTATAGTAATTTGCCGGCCTGTTTGAGCAGGAAAATAAATGACTAGAAAAGATATTCCATGAACTCTTTATTTTTCTGGAAGATTTTAAATGTGTAGTTAAGTGTTTCAGAATCGAAGACCTTAAGTTCCCCATTTTCTGTAGTGTTGCCAATGACTTCCCTTTTTAAATAGTGAGGCTTATTCCAAATAAATATGTAGAGCACATTATTCAAATccttaatcacatttgcatggtTAATGCTATTAAATCCTGATATTTTAAAGTGTAATTACATATATGTTAATTTCGAATTGGTGTCTATTGAATGTATTAATTTTCTGAACCTTTAAACAAATCAGTGTgtatgtgaggatgggagagtggggggagggtgaCAATATTATACATGAAAGCAGTGGGTAGCTGAACGGGCGGATCGAATAAAAAGACTCAAATGACTAATTGGCAGCCTggataaatatgaaaataaatcaGACGTATTTTATATCATTCATATTTCACACATAGTACTCATAATGTCCATCAGGACAGCTGTATTCCTGCTTTGTTGAGATTATGACAGCAATCTGCCCCTTGGTGGCAGTATTGTTCCAAATTTGCCGCGGAAAGTAAGGAAGTGATGGAAGAGCGAAAAGTTTTAGTTTCGGATCGTTGTCAATAAATTGAATCTGGCTATTTCAGCATGACAGGAGGTACGTAAATCCCGTTTCGCAGCAAGTGAATTTCAAGATAACGAGTGATTGATAACTGAGAGGTGCCGGTAGTACGGTACTCTGTAAAAACAAATAGCTGCGGTACTGTGTCCTAGTGAGTCCCGGCCCACTTCAAAGCACTGGCGCAGTATGTTGTTCCAAACTGCATCATAATCGCATAGCTAGCTTTCAGAACACCCGTGAAATATTCTCGTTGATAAAATGCCTAAAGTATACAAGGAAATGTTCACAAATAGATTACAAGTTACAATGCCGTAGTATGACGTCCGTGCTTTGCGGCGAGATGCAGTTGTTTACGCTGAAGTTTGCGTGTTATACAGTCGCGGCCATGTTTGTCATAGTTACTATCTAATACAATGTAGTTGTCTCGTAGTGACAGAGCAGGTTATATTTTATCTATCGCAAACGTGCTTTTCCTTACTCAGAAACGCTGTCAAACTGATTGAAATGCCCACACCCAGATCCACTATGGTGTATATAAGAACGGAAAGCGTTCTGTAAGGGATTTGTGGTAATTGTAGTTTTGAGAATAGCACCGCTGTCTGACGTGCAGAAAGCTTCCAGAAGCAGCTGCTGAGGGACTCCTGGTTTCTCAGGGTAGACCGCAGAATGGACTCCAGGCTCTTGGATAGACTCATCCTGGAGCTCAACCAGAGCTCACCTCAGATACTCACATACGCAGAAGCGCATAAAGTAAGCCCACATTCGTCCTTCCGAAATGCACTTAAaccttatattttatttttcccaCTGCCTGTGGACCTCAGACTAAGTAAGTTTAAATGATTCCATTTCTCATATTTGGCAAGCAAGCTGGACGGATTGTTGTAAGAGCCTCCATTggtatgcttgtgtgtgtgttgcagcCTGTTAGTTGTCTGCGCATAGTGTGTAAGCCCCACCTCCCCAGACCAGTCCTCTTTCACTCTGCTTACTCCAGTTACAGAACCTGGATGTGCCCACCTGTTTGCGAATGGCTGAGCTCCAGACCAACCTGctagggaagggggaggaggCATGTCACCAGCTGTACCGGCTGCTCCACCTGCACGCGGAGGCCGTGTACTTCAGCCTTCCCACACGGACCCCTCACCCTGGTCAGAACAACACTCAAAGCTTGAGCTATTCTAAGTTGTTCTTAATTGTTTCTACTTGAATTGTTTTTTGAGAAAAAACCCATTCTGTTCCCACTGTAGGAAACACAGAGCAAGCTCATAAATCCCCCCCGGAACGATTTGTACTTAACAACAGGGGTGAGTGAAACCTTCCAACAGATGATAAATCAGAGTTTCCTAAAGGAATTTTATCCCATGCTTATATTCCTACCCACACTCAGATTTGCCTACACAGTCATACAGATCTGTGGTGACTAAGCCCCCTTCTGTCACCCCACAGGTCCTTGGTTTTTCGTCAGTTGCTTTGGACTTGCTGTAGGGGGCGCTCTACTGTATTACTACAGTGGTAAGTTTTATCAGTACAGGATTCATCAATCACCAGTATGTGTCTGAAATGGGCTTTTAGGTGAATTGCATATATTACTCGTGTAGTTAATCAGCTGACACTTTTTACCCTGAAGGACAGGCATCTCTCTGTCTTTTCAGATGGTGCCCTGTGGGATGGTGCCAGGGCGGTGTTGGCATATACAGCTCTGGGCTTCAGCAAACCAGCCACCTCGCTGTTGCTGTTATATGCAGAAAATATGGGCAAAAATCATTAGGACAAGCAAGGGGTCCATCCGTCCATGTTCTGGCGGCTTCTTCTAACCAGGGaaacctggagcctatcctaggcAGTACAAGGCTGGGGAACACACTGGGCAGATGGATGCCTGCCCTTAGGAGGGAGGCAGTACAAGGCTGGGGAACACACTGGGCGGATGGATGCCTGCCCTTAGAAGGGAGGCAGTACAGGGCTGGGGAAACACTGGGCGGATGGATGCCTGCCCTTAGAAGGGAGGCAGTACAGGGCTGGGGAAACACTGGGCGGATGGATGCCTGCCCTTAGAAGGGATGCAGTACAGGGCTTGGGAACACACTGGGCGGATGGATGCCTGCCCTTAGGAGGGAGGCAgtacagggctggggaacaCACTGGGCGGATGGATGCCTGCCCTTAGGAGGGAGGCAGTACAGGGCTTGGGAACACACTGGGCGGATGGATGCCTGCCCTTAGGAGGGAGGCAgtacagggctggggaacaCACTGGGCGGATGGATGCCTGCCCTTAGGAGGGAGGCAGTACAGGGCTTGGGAACACACTGGGCGGATGGATGCCTGCCCTTAGGAGGGAGGCAgtacagggctggggaacaCACTGGGCGGATGGATGCCTGCCCTTAGGAGGGAGGCAgtacagggctggggaacaCACTGGGCGGATGGATGCCTGCCCTTAGAAGGGAGGCAGTACAGGGCTGGGGAAACACTGGGCGGATGGATGCCTGCCCTCAGGAGGGAGGCAGTACAGGGCTGGGGAAACACTGGGCGGATGGATGCCTGCCCTCAGGAGGGAGGCAGTACAGGGCTGGGGAAACACTGGGCGGATGGATGCCTGCCCTCAGGAGGGAGGCAGTACAGGGCTGGGGAAACACTGGGCGGATGGATGCCTGCCCTTAGAAGGGATGCAGTACAAGGCTGGGGAACACACTGGGCGGATGGATGCCTGCCCTTGGAAGGGAGGCAGTACAGGGCTGGGGAAACACTGGGCGGATGGATGCCTGCCCTCAGGAGGGAGGCAGTACAAGGCTGGGGAAACACTGGGCGGATGGATGCCTGCCCTTAGAAGGGATGCAGTACAGGGCTTGGGAACACACTGGGTGGATGGATGCCTGCCCTTGGAAGGGAGGCAgtacagggctggggaacaCACTGGGCGGATGGATGCCTGACCTCAGAAGGGAGGCAGTAGTGGGAAATATTTCttataaatgcatttaaatattcaGTTATGTTTCAGTTTATTGTTACATTTATTCATATGCCAAAGATCTTTAAATTACACTGTACAGTATTAAACATGTTTTTGTTTGCTCATGTATAAAGTCAGAATTCAGCCTATAAGAATGAACGGTGCTGATTTCTACTTTTAGTGACAGGGGACATTaaaatggatgtgtgtgtgtgtgtgtatatatactttTTTAATCGGTCATTTTTTATCTTTCTTGAAGATTGCATATTGTACATGAGATGTACTACCTGTATTTTTAAAAGCTGAAGTCATGTTTTAGAGAAGTTGCTGTTTTAGAGAAGTTGCTGTTTTAGCGAATGCACTGTGCCTAACAGGGACACCATGTGAACTGCATTCCAATAACTCAAGGAATTAATTACTTGAGTATGGATGAGCAATAATTAGTATACAATTCAGGCTTCAAGGGTGAGGATTAGGCACCTAAAAATACACTGCTGTGCTGCTGTAGCAGACATCAGATCTGATTCTGGAAGAACTCTTTTCGTTAGCATGTACCTTTTTGAGCACAATTATAATTTAATCATTTGGAAGATGCTTTTGTCAAAACCAACATAGAAGTTAGACAATTGTGTCTGCTATTtgtttttgatttgtttaaatatCAGAGATCTCTCTGACAAGCCCCTCTACACCATTCTTTGAAAATGTTTTGTTAAAGGTTTAACCTTGTGTTCTTAATCCTTTAAttcgtccagattaattttATCATCTGCCACTGCTCACACTACCACAATCGTAACAGCTCATCATATCTGTAAAACTAACAGTCAAAAACATGTGTATGTGTGGCCTTCTAGGATTCAGCCATGCATCTTGGTTCAGCACTGTATTTAAGAATAATACAATCCTttaggaaatatacactgaaaAGTTCTTAGTCTCCGTTACAAATGAATATATGTAGGTGTAGAcagattatatatttttaatgggcTTAGACTTTGATATTAGCTCTATAGCAGGAAGCTCCCTTCTCGCTGTGCATTACTAGGCCAGCTCACAGAGGAGAACTTTGGTCAATAAATGCCTGAGTTGGCCAAGCAGTTAACGGACCAGTAATAGATTTCATCATATCTTTATATAATACCTTCAAAAAGGAAGTGGGTAGTTCTTTCATGTCCACTCTGCAAGCACATGCAAGTAAAGCTTCAACCACTGTATGTTCATTTTCCCTTTCTAAGCACCTAGTAATTATAATTGCTGCAAGTTAAAACCATTTATTGTCCCTCCTTCGACCAATCACTTTTGCTGAGAAAGGTCACGTGGCCTCCTGGGGCCTTTTCCAGGCATCACAGAGGAAAACACAGGGGTACGCTCTGGataggatgccggtccatcatagggcatatataatatatgtgcaACCATATACCATGTGTCTTTGCATCATAAGAGGAAACCCAGGAGTAACCAGAAGAAACACATGTGACACAAGGAGTAAATGTAAACTCTACATACAGGGGCAGAAGGAGGATTTGAACCCTGAGCCTTGGAGCACTGCCCACTGAGCTACCATGCCACCAAATATACATACATAGTTTGCTTTTTATTCTATGCTGATAATACATagtaccaaaaaataaaaattgtttaatgaaaatgtcaccactagagggagactGTGTCCTGGTAATAGCACAATCACCAACTTACCAGCTTTGTTACTAAATTTGCAGAATCCTGAGTCCCCTTTATAGCACCTGTTTCATTTAATGAATTTGAGCAGGGATTAGCTACTCTCCTCTGGCATATTCATTAGACCAAAAAATATGTTTTACTGCATATGTTTCATTGTCAAGTTTTTATCATAATTGCAGTACAGTATTTACTATACAGATTTTTGTAATTACTGATGCAGTGGATGTGTAATGTGAGAATTTTTAATCTTATAGGGATTGTCTATTctattatttttattcatttccaTTTATGTAGGGCTTTTACTGTATGTAAGGTAGAGAGAGAACGAGCACAAGTATTTCATTGTATTTCTAATACATATGACAATAAACTTAAgaacataaaaacataagaattttacaaacaagaggaggcgattcggcccatcaagctcgtttgggaactTGAATGTTTATATGGTAAACTGAATCTCTGTTTTGGAAATATGTGACTAATGTGTAGACCTATTATATTCATTCTGGGTATATAAATATGGAGTCTAAATGGCATGATGCAAATCTCGTATAAACTTTATGAAATAACTTTAAGTACATTATATGCCATTTGAATAGGCTGAAGAGATTACACAAAATCTTttaaatactgtaaatatttaGGCGTAAATAGTTTGactcaattttacaaaaaatgtatttactaCATGTAATTCTCATGTaatgcttttcaaaatgctaatTATATTGTTGTATTGATGCAAAGTGATATATAAAGTGATTTAGCAACTGAGTATAcattagttattttccattaaAAGGAATTATTCTTATACAAAGCTTCAACAAGAGGTAATGACAAACGGTTATAAAGTACTTCATGGTatcgccatccatccatccatccatccatccatccatccatccatccatccatccattttctatacctacttgtcctatgcagggttgctGTGATCCTGGGCCTACTTGGTATTTAACGTTTATGATTGCTACTGTAGAAGAACCTAAGTAGGCATTGCTTCACAgacattatataaaatatttgaaaCCATCAAAGTAATTGTGATGTCTTGATATGCAAACAATGAAAAATACCACTGACAATATTTTTTTCTAAGAGTAGAAAAAGCAAGAAAAGCAATCAGTGTGGCAGTCCATAATATGTGTGACGTTGTTTTTTGTGATAAGTCATTCCATCCTCTGCTGAAATCAGACTCTGTTCTCCATTAGTTCTTGTAAAGAGGCAGAACAAGAAGGACCtgaagagagtgagagagatcaATGTTATTGCTGAGAATCTCACATTTAGACTTAAGTCATACAACTAACCATACAATGATGAGGCATCAATGGTTTCCTTATTTGTTTTGATTTAGTTCTCCTGTATAAAAGCATGAGATTTTCCTCACTGACTAAGTTTCACTTACCATTCATGGGCCACAATGATAAGGGAAACCCACCTTGCTGAATTAGGGAGAGTCATGGAAACACACATTGGCTAAATGGTCAGACAGCTCGCCCCACGTCTGACCGTCCTGTGGGTTTCTGGACACCGAATGCCGTGATGAAGATGTTCACCACCACAATGAGGAAGACCAGCGCTGTGGTGAGGTTCTCCAGGACATTCAGTTTGTGGTGCTTACTCTCGTCATTAAGGTCCCACTTCACTGCAGAGGGTGTAGAAATCAGCTTTGAGTTTTGAGAACCCTGCCACAGGGTTAGACAGGGATTAAAACTCAGCCCTGGACTGTAGGATCCACCTCGGCAAATTTTGTCCACAAAAGGGGTCTCCACAAAAGAATTTGCAGCAGAGGGAGGTCAGTCTCTTATGATGAATATGCCAGATGGCTGATGTAGCCCTAGCCTGCCATCTGATCCTATGTGACAAAATGGGTCGAGCCCCTGTGAGCCATTCAGATTCGGAATAAAGTGCCGACTTATAGGATATTACACGAGTGGGTGATGTGGGAAAAGTAACGGATGAGGCATATGTTTATACCCACACTCTGTGTGACATTTTGAAGCTTTATCCAATGCATGTATCACATTCAGGCTGCTGAGATTTTTCCAGCGATGGATAATGACTCAACAGATCTGCTGGCTGTCGCAGTGTTAACATTATCCATATGGgtgcagtgtttgtgttaacacAGATTGAAAAAAAGTGTAATCATCAGCTGTACTTACAAATGCCTGTAAtatctgcatttaaaataagcCGTAATTTGGCAGGCTGAGAGGACACCATgagtcaggtttacaaaatgACATTGATTTGACAGAACAAGTCCCTGAATCGCTTAAATACATTAATAGGTTTTCACAACTTTCTTCAGTGTGGCTCGGTTATAGAAACCCTGGTATCCCAGCTCTGACCACAGTGGCATGCTGGTGACAAGCAGTGGTTAACCGTTAGTTGACCATATTGAGGTGAATGTGGAGTTGAGTAATCGAGGCTGCGATATGTTTGTGTACTACACTATACTGTCAAGAGCATATTAGTGAACACAAGCTTGCTCACCAATGAAGATGAGGAGGATGCCCACCAAGATCTGAAGGGTGAGGGAGATGCTGATAAGCGCGATTAGCGCATAGAAAAAGGTAAAATCGGACCCCTCCTCCATGACGGCCTTCAGCTGTGAAGCATTGGCCATCAGCAAGGCTACATCCAGCATGCTCTCTGCCACGCTCTTCTTGTTAGCGTAGTGGTTCATGTTCAGGGGGTCGGCCTGCTGGTGTGGACGTCTGTGAGCCTCGTCACGAAGAGTCTAAAAGTCAAAGTCCTTTATTTGTCATGTGCATGATGAACTGATTATCCCATACACTGAAATACTTATTTCTTATTACTTATTTCTTGGCTTGTGTATAGATACACTTGAATATAGATACAGatacaatttaaattttaaaacctGAATGCCCCCAACCCCAACAGGCAATGAATGTATAGCAGAGCATGTGGACACCAGGTGGAGGGTGGGAATCAAAGACATAATACTTTGAAAGTTTGAGAACAGTGCGCCAAACAGCTACAGTATCTAATGCCATAGCACTGAGGTGTCAAATTTATTTCAGTCAGCAGACAATGGTGGACCCAATTCAACCTTATCATTTATGTAAGGAGTAGGGTAGTAAGTTACACTCAAAATGTACAATCTCGTTGATCACGTTACCTACAAAAGATGATGGGATTTTGATGAATGTCCTGACTTTTTCACTTTTTCAGTCTTAGTCACAACACCTTCATGATACAGCATGGTTCAAGGACAAATGTTATAAGTGGCTTTGATCTATTAACTGTGTggtgtgttgtgtggctctacaGATTCCAGAGGTGTTTTCatcgttgggcccttgaacaaggcccttactAACCCTGACTGTTTCAGGGACTTGCTGACCCTCCTCACCCaattgtacatcactttggataaaagcacctACTACATAAATATAAGATAAATAGTTTAATCTTAAGCAGAGCCTTGATTCCAGTCAGCCTTCACGGTCTGTGTGGTGAATTCTCCATGGGGCTATGGGTAACTAGAATGTAATTCCACGGCTCTCATCTACGCTTCCTTTGAAATTTTCAGATATGAACCCTTCGCTTCCTCAAATAGGCTAATTTTTCTTTACTCAGCAACAAACGTTTGCACAATGAATCCTACGACTATGCAACTATGCTGCAGTGTGGGCAGCATGAAACTCTGACCTGAAATGGAATCTCCTATGATCTTCTATAGCCTGTGTGAGCGTCATGTCCTGAAACATCCAGGGTGACGTGTCAGAAGGTTCATTCTGAATTAGTATATTGTAACAGTTAAGCAAGGATTTTGTCCAGAATTGCATTGCTCAGGTTTCTACTCTTGGGTTTCAAATTTCTGGCCAGTACAAAGATGAAAATGCAGACTCCTTGTGTAATCTAGGAAACACTCAACAGTCACCCAAATTGTCCATGAATTGATCCCCCTGTGTCtctgtttgaaaaataagagggTCTTACACACATAGGGCAGTAACAGGTGAATCGTGTGAATTCCACTTCTGACCAAAATACAAAGTTCAGTATGGCTTCCACTATCAAAGCCTGAGTACATGGCCAAAAGAGTGATATCCTGAAAGTGCAAACTTCAGTCTTGCAACaatttactttttttattacatCACACATCAAAAGGTGGGTAACACCATCATTGAAGAAAACATaccaggtgattttttttattcaaacagcattagttattttttttgtccaaGGATAATTACGTGGTTTATATACAGTACTAAGTGCAGCTGCTAATTGCAACCACTTTTTTGCAGTAGGACTGGGTGATACGACCTCAAATCAATATCAATATTAATGGAACATATTACCTTGATTACGATCAATGAACAatta is a window from the Brienomyrus brachyistius isolate T26 chromosome 8, BBRACH_0.4, whole genome shotgun sequence genome containing:
- the LOC125747898 gene encoding caspase recruitment domain-containing protein 19-like isoform X1 → MTGESFQKQLLRDSWFLRVDRRMDSRLLDRLILELNQSSPQILTYAEAHKLQNLDVPTCLRMAELQTNLLGKGEEACHQLYRLLHLHAEAVYFSLPTRTPHPGNTEQAHKSPPERFVLNNRGPWFFVSCFGLAVGGALLYYYSDGALWDGARAVLAYTALGFSKPATSLLLLYAENMGKNH
- the LOC125747898 gene encoding caspase recruitment domain-containing protein 19-like isoform X2; protein product: MDSRLLDRLILELNQSSPQILTYAEAHKLQNLDVPTCLRMAELQTNLLGKGEEACHQLYRLLHLHAEAVYFSLPTRTPHPGNTEQAHKSPPERFVLNNRGPWFFVSCFGLAVGGALLYYYSDGALWDGARAVLAYTALGFSKPATSLLLLYAENMGKNH
- the LOC125747900 gene encoding ninjurin-1-like, which translates into the protein MEIMEMNGELETLRDEAHRRPHQQADPLNMNHYANKKSVAESMLDVALLMANASQLKAVMEEGSDFTFFYALIALISISLTLQILVGILLIFIVKWDLNDESKHHKLNVLENLTTALVFLIVVVNIFITAFGVQKPTGRSDVGRAV